GACAAGTACGACGGTAGGGTTTGTCATGCTAAAATTTGTTCAGTAACTTTTGTAAACGAATAGTTTCTTCCTGTCTTCAAACATCAGGCAAATCCTTTCGCGGGCCAGATCTAATGTTGCGGCGGGCCGCATTTGATCcgcgggccggactttgccgaccgctgcatTACAGGGGCTTCGAGCATTATTTAGACATGCATCTTGAACATATAGATGTTCAGCGagtctatatctcgctgaaagagtctattatatgcctgaacaaaACTACAACTCACTGACACTGGACAAACAGTACTGCTGTCGTATCGTATGGAATTTCTATACTTTTGGTTGCTCCGTTTTAGTCTCGTGTGCTGTGATGAAGCTGAAGCTTCACGGCCTGAACGTTACATCCCTACCAGAAACCTAATTGAGCGATTGTATTGTATTGGAAAAAGATAGATAGAAGAAATTCGATGAAGAGAAGGcgaaaagtatgcaataagAATTTTATTCCTTTATTGCTAGCGTTTGTTACGCCTAACGATTACAAAGATTCATTATTTATCGCTGAATATAAGCTTCTCCCGCAGATCGTAGGGAAGTCGTGTGCGCTGCTCCATAGTTTCCAATATCCAATCCAGATAGGCATCTGTGTTGATGTAAATAACGGGATGGTAAATACTATCTTCAGTCGAAGGAAACACAGCAAAGCCGCGCAGaaactctctttctcgcgaTGCGTGACTTTGTCGTGAGTGAAGCGCGATTCCAGGGGCTATATAGACTTTTACACTGTCTGTAAGCGTTCGTTTTCTAAGAACACAATGATTCGACCTGTCCACGGTGAATTGAACCTTCAATCCCTGCCACCGATGCTGACACTCTGCCTGCTCGATGTAACTATCAGAAGCATTGGCAACTGCGAAATCCTCCAGTGATGAATCATAATAGTTCATTAATAGGCTTGATAGATCATAGCTACGAATGGTATGCAAAATTGGCAAGCAGATGGGCCGCACGTTCGGAAGAGATGTGTCCACAGCGGTGGCAAGCCGAGATAATACAATATCGTTAGCAAGGGTGGTCGCATTGTACTGCGGATGGACAAACATCTTGTCGATTGCTATGATTTGCTTAGGAATATCGCACGGTTTCGAGTTATTTGCCTGCaaacattcctttttttcattcaaaacaCCAGAGGCAACGAAACGTACAACGAATCTGCAACTGGgaaacaaaattttacaaCATGCCTATTACATCTTCAAACTAAGCAACCGTATACTTACTTTTCATTAGCATAATAGCAATGGTACACTGGACCAACAACGTACCGATCGCTTATAAGTATCACTTTTCCGTAGTAGTTACTTTGGGAGAAGATTTCTCCCAGCCATGGCATTAGATAGCTGTCCGACGATACGCCGCAGGTTTCAAAGTTAAACAAAGCGCTCCCAGCGGCATGAAATTCAACTGGCTTCACTTGTACTCGTTCATTGCGTATCAAGCTGGGATACGAAGATTGTCGTTCATTTTCTCGCACGCTCTCCAGAATCCATGCAAGATCTGTCCGCTCAATCTTGTGAAATATGTACGGACCGTGGGATAGGCGCAAGAGAATGGATGACTCATCGACATGCATGCCGTGCAGAAAATACCGCAGACCTTGGTCGCACGGTACCGTGACTAGAAACTGACTGCCCACATCGGAAAACAGTGCCGTTTGATCTAAACTTTCGAAATCCTCCACTGCACATGAAGGCTCTGTGTGGAAGGCAATAGGCTGACCTATCTGAAACAGTCGTTGCTGGCAATTGTGATAATCGGTACCCTTTAGCTTTttcattttgaatgaaaagtCCGTTTTGGATGATAAAATCACCTCCGCAGGTGTGTTACGATGCAGCCCGTCTATGAAGGGCAAACAGATCGGCTTGATGTAAGGATTTGTCAGATCTGCTGGCTCGAGCAGCTCTATCAGTGCAAACAGCTGCCTAGGATGATCGGGCGGAGGAAGAATTATGTTCTTGATTTCCACGTCCTGCGTTTTGTGTTCAGGTGTAGCCTTTCCTAGGGTCAGAAATGACCTACAGCGAAAAGGGAAGGCAAGAGAACGataaatagagagagaaaaagagaaatagaaaaatagagagaaagagatgcagagaaaaagaaaaagaaagaaagcgagaGCAAGTGAGAGTGAGGAAGTTGAGGCAGTTACACTCCGCACAAAGATATTTACCCAATAGTATTGTTCTTCACATTGTTTTTCGGCGTCAAGGCGTACCATTCGCTGATGAGCACGACTGTTTCAGTCCTGCATACATCTTTAAAATTATCTCTTGTTATCGTGCTGAGGACTCCAACCCATGGTGTGAATGTTGCATCTACCGTGCTATTGCTATCGGGGCTGATTAAGCCACATTGATCCATATTGAACAGAcgcaatttttcatttcctggCTGTTGCTGTAACTTGCTCCACTCCGACTCGAGTGTTTGCTGAGTTATTTCAGCATCTATACCATCTGTCTCTTCTAGCACGTTGTACCTCATGTTGTACACTATCCAATCGACATATGCTTCGATATTTTGGTAAATTGGTGGTGTATGTGAACGGCAGGCCTGTCCAGCCAGCTCAAATCCCCGAAGAAAGTATTGCTCCTTACCACCAAACATCTTCATTTCTTGGAGCGGTGCACCGCTTGTCAGTGTTTCGCAACTTATTTCGTCCTCCCAGCTGTTCATTACGGCGCACAGTTGTTTATGTTCCGCATTCAGCACAATGTTTTTTTCAGCGTACTGTCTCGTGCACTCATCGGACTCCAAATACCGGACGGGCAGGTTAATAAAATCATCAAACCAACCGCTTGTTGCCACGTATAAATTGGTCTTCGCGTTCGATCTAAGCTCGGGTGTTACCGGCATGCAGATAGGCTGCACGTTCGGCTGGCTGGTATCTGCTGGGCTCAGCAGCTCGATTAGCGCGATATTGTCTGTCGAATTATTTTTGCCATACCTTGGATGTACAATGACCCTCTGAATTTTCCGGATTTGTCCAAAAACGTTACACTTTGTATATTTATATCCATCGTAGCATATTGCTTCATTGTTATCGCCGACAGTGCCTAGCCAAACGTAAGGACTTAgggtgtaaaacaaaaccacgttGAGTTTGTTGTTATGCGTACATTTTGcaagaataaaacaatacttaCGTGACACCGACTGTATCGAAGCAATGTGCTGGCCCGACAGCATACCAATCACTGATCAGTGTAACAACACACCTTACAGTTACATTCGGCATAAAGACTTTCCCCAACCATGGTAGAGTCAAATTGTATTCATCTTCGAAGACTTCAATAGAAGATTTCACACCACAGGTGTCAAAGTTGAACAGCCGCAGCTTTTCTTCGTAGTCCACTTCCAGCACTTCACTCTCAACCGGTAGGACACGCTGATCGACGTACTGCTTAA
The Anopheles arabiensis isolate DONGOLA chromosome X, AaraD3, whole genome shotgun sequence DNA segment above includes these coding regions:
- the LOC120905555 gene encoding uncharacterized protein LOC120905555, which produces MYCSLKWYLLLIGCLYWVTQTRGHEDHLSCGRRKVKTNYLIHNGANAIAGHWPWHAAIFHRKGEQNEYACGGSILDETTILTASHCVYTLSGAISAALVTVHVGQIHLNQTSEYTQTFDVREIVKHPGFSKASIIHDIALIKLRTNISMNRYVQPVCLWTMDSALELIVGKNGTIVGFGLSERDVVSEQLKQATIGVVDPYTCIASDRVVYGTHLTLDMFCGKGQNGVSACNGDSGGGMFFEVSGRWFVRGLVSFTPARGSSGLCDPLKYTVYTDVAQYVEWIKQYVDQRVLPVESEVLEVDYEEKLRLFNFDTCGVKSSIEVFEDEYNLTLPWLGKVFMPNVTVRCVVTLISDWYAVGPAHCFDTVGVTPYVWLGTVGDNNEAICYDGYKYTKCNVFGQIRKIQRVIVHPRYGKNNSTDNIALIELLSPADTSQPNVQPICMPVTPELRSNAKTNLYVATSGWFDDFINLPVRYLESDECTRQYAEKNIVLNAEHKQLCAVMNSWEDEISCETLTSGAPLQEMKMFGGKEQYFLRGFELAGQACRSHTPPIYQNIEAYVDWIVYNMRYNVLEETDGIDAEITQQTLESEWSKLQQQPGNEKLRLFNMDQCGLISPDSNSTVDATFTPWVGVLSTITRDNFKDVCRTETVVLISEWYALTPKNNVKNNTIGSFLTLGKATPEHKTQDVEIKNIILPPPDHPRQLFALIELLEPADLTNPYIKPICLPFIDGLHRNTPAEVILSSKTDFSFKMKKLKGTDYHNCQQRLFQIGQPIAFHTEPSCAVEDFESLDQTALFSDVGSQFLVTVPCDQGLRYFLHGMHVDESSILLRLSHGPYIFHKIERTDLAWILESVRENERQSSYPSLIRNERVQVKPVEFHAAGSALFNFETCGVSSDSYLMPWLGEIFSQSNYYGKVILISDRIDVYNIFSSSSSSIV